From the Kitasatospora viridis genome, one window contains:
- a CDS encoding fatty acyl-AMP ligase: MSERAGQVPENVAYRFLAEDETAVEISYAELDLRARAVAARLLAATGGRRRPALLLFAPGLDYLAGLFGCFYAGMPAVPAFPPDPTRLNRTLPRLAAIIEDIDSELVLTTSDIAALMRDWLAGTLPPARPPVLVTTDDLAAAELADGTTEFAAPDAELPALLQYTSGSTSLPRGVMLGHTQLLDNCARIAEGFGIHPGSSGGLWLPPYHDMGLIGGILTPLATGIPVTLMSPVAFLRRPLAWLRMVSRYGATITGAPNFAYDLCVRRAKDADLVGLDLSTVELTFTGAEPVRADTMARFAERFAPAGFRAESFYPCYGLAEATLLATGGKPLTGWRSVSVARDPLELAGTARPAEDGEPVRELVGCGRAGADTELLIVDPQSARELGDGEVGEIWLASPSVAAGYWRRPEQSAETFTARTEDGRGPYLRTGDLGFLLDGELHPTGRLKDLIVINGRNHHPVDIERACESAVPGVRRNCGAAFAIEDEPGAAERLVLVYEAEPTAAEEHPAVLDALRAAVSLEIGVPVHAVVLVEPRSVPKTSSGKVQRWLARRHYLAGELAVLARWPAVG; this comes from the coding sequence TTGTCCGAACGAGCGGGTCAGGTTCCGGAAAACGTCGCCTATCGCTTTCTGGCCGAGGACGAAACGGCCGTCGAGATCAGCTACGCCGAACTCGACCTGCGGGCCCGGGCGGTGGCTGCCCGGCTGCTCGCGGCCACCGGCGGGCGGCGCCGGCCGGCCCTGCTGCTCTTCGCGCCCGGGCTGGACTACCTGGCCGGACTGTTCGGCTGCTTCTACGCCGGGATGCCCGCCGTGCCGGCCTTCCCGCCGGACCCCACCCGGCTGAACCGCACCCTGCCGCGGCTGGCCGCGATCATCGAGGACATCGACTCGGAGCTGGTGCTCACCACCTCCGACATCGCGGCGCTGATGCGCGACTGGCTGGCCGGCACGCTGCCGCCGGCCCGCCCGCCGGTCCTGGTCACCACCGACGACCTGGCCGCCGCGGAACTCGCCGACGGCACAACGGAGTTCGCCGCGCCCGACGCGGAGCTGCCCGCGCTGCTCCAGTACACCTCCGGCTCCACCTCGCTGCCGCGCGGCGTGATGCTGGGCCACACCCAACTCCTGGACAACTGCGCCCGGATCGCCGAGGGCTTCGGCATCCACCCGGGCAGCTCCGGCGGCCTGTGGCTGCCGCCGTACCACGACATGGGCCTGATCGGCGGCATCCTCACCCCGCTGGCCACCGGGATCCCGGTCACCCTGATGTCGCCGGTGGCCTTCCTGCGCCGCCCGCTGGCCTGGCTGCGGATGGTCTCCCGGTACGGCGCCACCATCACCGGCGCCCCCAACTTCGCCTACGACCTGTGCGTGCGCCGGGCCAAGGACGCCGACCTGGTGGGGCTCGACCTGTCCACGGTCGAACTGACCTTCACCGGCGCCGAACCGGTGCGCGCCGACACCATGGCCAGGTTCGCCGAGCGGTTCGCCCCGGCGGGCTTCCGGGCCGAGAGCTTCTACCCCTGCTACGGCCTGGCCGAGGCCACCCTGCTGGCCACCGGCGGCAAGCCGCTGACCGGTTGGCGCTCGGTGTCGGTGGCCCGCGACCCGCTGGAGCTGGCCGGCACCGCCCGCCCCGCCGAGGACGGCGAGCCGGTGCGCGAGCTGGTCGGCTGCGGCCGGGCCGGCGCCGACACCGAACTGCTGATCGTGGACCCGCAGTCCGCGCGCGAACTGGGCGACGGCGAGGTGGGCGAGATCTGGCTGGCCTCGCCGAGCGTCGCGGCCGGCTACTGGCGCCGCCCCGAGCAGAGCGCCGAGACCTTCACCGCGCGCACCGAGGACGGCCGCGGGCCCTACCTGCGCACCGGCGACCTCGGCTTCCTGCTGGACGGCGAGCTGCACCCGACCGGCCGATTGAAGGACCTGATCGTCATCAACGGCCGCAACCACCACCCGGTGGACATCGAGCGCGCCTGCGAGTCGGCCGTGCCGGGGGTGCGCCGCAACTGCGGGGCCGCGTTCGCCATCGAGGACGAACCGGGCGCGGCCGAGCGGCTGGTCCTGGTCTACGAGGCCGAACCGACCGCGGCCGAGGAGCACCCCGCGGTGCTGGACGCGCTGCGCGCCGCCGTCTCGCTGGAGATCGGCGTGCCGGTGCACGCCGTCGTGCTGGTCGAGCCGCGCAGCGTGCCGAAGACCTCCAGCGGCAAGGTGCAGCGCTGGCTGGCCCGGCGGCACTACCTGGCCGGCGAGCTGGCGGTGCTGGCCCGCTGGCCGGCCGTCGGCTGA
- a CDS encoding MoaD/ThiS family protein, whose amino-acid sequence MIVKVRGILLRFTDYQNEIEVDGGTVREGLADLTQRYPALDEVLRDREGAVRATHLIALNGEQLTLEELDREAGEDDRVDIVTAVSGG is encoded by the coding sequence ATGATCGTCAAGGTCCGGGGCATCCTGCTCCGCTTCACCGACTACCAGAACGAGATCGAGGTGGACGGCGGCACCGTCCGCGAGGGCCTGGCCGACCTGACGCAGCGCTACCCGGCGCTCGACGAGGTGCTGCGGGACCGCGAGGGCGCCGTCCGCGCCACCCACCTGATCGCGCTCAACGGCGAGCAGCTCACCCTGGAGGAGCTCGACCGGGAGGCCGGCGAGGACGACCGGGTGGACATCGTCACCGCGGTCTCCGGCGGCTGA
- a CDS encoding acyl-CoA thioesterase, with product MPRRSAFELVLDASLFTPVQLQPVAVGRLGFQAGTRWLRDHVASHRTLVTEHKVGLVLWSWQLEYLEPLRFEDADQVDVEVTGRVRGPRASQLEVAMTVTGPAGVAVRTTAASVPLRLSGDRALSGAPARLPEDLLAGFPEDEVERSSHLSRVPGLTAALERADEPLGPPESLPVRIHRHHCEVADQWYWAESLGFAGSAREEYVRKHGRTSPVLRRALSGGLHRLDVTWLRAGQLWDDLVVRTTAHRHEDGLAFVHRLDPAEPDGGGSYAVVVEQI from the coding sequence ATGCCGCGCCGCAGCGCCTTCGAACTCGTGCTGGACGCCAGCCTGTTCACCCCGGTCCAGCTGCAGCCCGTGGCGGTCGGCCGGCTCGGCTTCCAGGCCGGCACCCGCTGGTTGCGCGACCACGTGGCCAGCCACCGCACCCTGGTGACCGAGCACAAGGTCGGACTGGTGCTCTGGTCCTGGCAGTTGGAGTACCTCGAACCGCTGCGCTTCGAGGACGCGGACCAGGTCGACGTCGAGGTCACCGGCCGGGTGCGCGGTCCGCGCGCCTCCCAGCTGGAGGTCGCGATGACCGTCACCGGCCCCGCCGGCGTCGCGGTGCGCACCACCGCGGCCTCGGTGCCGCTGCGGCTCAGCGGCGACCGGGCGCTCTCCGGCGCCCCGGCCCGGCTGCCCGAGGACCTGCTCGCCGGCTTCCCGGAGGACGAGGTCGAGCGCTCCTCCCACCTCTCCCGGGTGCCCGGCCTGACCGCCGCGCTGGAGCGCGCGGACGAGCCGCTCGGCCCGCCGGAGAGCCTGCCGGTGCGGATCCACCGGCACCACTGCGAGGTGGCCGACCAGTGGTACTGGGCCGAGTCGCTGGGCTTCGCCGGCAGCGCCCGGGAGGAGTACGTGCGCAAGCACGGCCGCACCTCCCCCGTGCTGCGCCGCGCGCTGTCCGGCGGGCTGCACCGGCTGGACGTCACCTGGCTGCGGGCCGGCCAGCTCTGGGACGACCTGGTGGTGCGCACCACCGCCCACCGGCACGAGGACGGCCTGGCCTTCGTGCACCGGCTCGACCCGGCCGAGCCGGACGGCGGCGGCAGCTACGCGGTGGTGGTCGAGCAGATATGA
- a CDS encoding acyl-CoA dehydrogenase family protein translates to MTLRQRAYAAPVLTASADAERVERLLGCPFDPAGGMSLVAALQADETETEPAAGYRAAWAAGLHEYLVPVAEGGRLASFESLLGVLRAMSRRDLAVAVGLGSTFLAATPVWIWGTPEQRQRVAELVLDRRWGTAGISEDAAGSDLLATATRATATADGWTLSGRKWLVGNGARSGFATVLAAAEPSFGLFLLDFDRVGTDGVRRLPKVRTLGLRGHDLSGFELDGYRIPSSARLGRPGRGVEMVSGMLQFTRTLVGGMSLGAADTALRIALRHARERRLYGGTALDLPPVRSLLARGFADLLAAECTQLTAARGLDVARQRMPLWSAVAKYLVPALCQDTVTAAGEVLSARAYLREGVAGGAFQKIARDAAITPVFEGTQLVQLETVHAQLASGARRPGTAPELPAQLLFAFGDPVGPWRPADPRPSLSYGGTDEVVGRLAEAVALLAAEDRELGRLAAQLLVVRETDRALLPPRRTPEAYEWARRHCLLHAAACCLHTWTRRRAALGPLGSDPAWLSVALRRLLERLGRPTAPDHAAEHRLVRLLTELDDDDRAFSLLPVRLAAQYRAGS, encoded by the coding sequence ATGACGCTCCGTCAGAGAGCTTATGCCGCACCGGTGCTGACGGCCTCGGCGGACGCCGAGCGGGTCGAGCGGCTGCTCGGCTGCCCGTTCGACCCGGCCGGCGGGATGTCGCTGGTGGCCGCGCTGCAGGCCGACGAGACCGAGACCGAACCGGCGGCCGGTTACCGGGCGGCTTGGGCGGCCGGCCTGCACGAGTACCTGGTGCCGGTCGCCGAGGGCGGCCGGCTGGCCTCCTTCGAGTCGCTGCTGGGCGTGCTGCGGGCGATGTCCCGCCGTGACCTGGCGGTCGCCGTCGGCCTCGGCTCCACCTTCCTGGCCGCCACCCCGGTCTGGATCTGGGGCACCCCGGAGCAGCGGCAGCGGGTGGCCGAGCTGGTGCTGGACCGCCGCTGGGGCACCGCCGGGATCAGCGAGGACGCGGCCGGCAGCGACCTGCTGGCCACCGCCACCCGGGCCACCGCGACCGCCGACGGCTGGACCCTCTCCGGCCGCAAGTGGCTGGTCGGCAACGGCGCCCGCTCCGGCTTCGCGACCGTGCTGGCCGCCGCCGAGCCCTCCTTCGGGCTCTTCCTGCTGGACTTCGACCGGGTCGGCACGGACGGGGTGCGGCGGCTGCCCAAGGTCCGCACCCTGGGCCTGCGCGGCCACGACCTCAGCGGCTTCGAGCTGGACGGCTACCGGATCCCGTCCTCGGCCCGGCTCGGCCGACCCGGGCGGGGCGTCGAAATGGTCTCCGGGATGCTGCAGTTCACCCGGACCCTGGTCGGCGGCATGAGCCTGGGCGCGGCCGACACCGCGCTGCGGATCGCCCTGCGGCACGCCCGCGAGCGCCGGCTCTACGGCGGCACCGCGCTCGACCTGCCGCCGGTGCGCTCGCTGCTCGCCCGCGGCTTCGCCGACCTGCTGGCCGCCGAGTGCACCCAACTCACCGCGGCCCGCGGCCTGGACGTGGCCCGGCAGCGGATGCCGCTCTGGTCGGCGGTGGCCAAGTACCTGGTGCCGGCGCTCTGCCAGGACACCGTGACGGCGGCCGGCGAGGTGCTCAGCGCCCGCGCCTACCTGCGCGAGGGGGTGGCCGGCGGGGCGTTCCAGAAGATCGCCCGGGACGCCGCGATCACCCCGGTCTTCGAGGGCACCCAGCTGGTCCAGCTGGAGACGGTGCACGCCCAACTGGCCAGCGGTGCGCGCCGCCCGGGCACCGCACCGGAGCTGCCGGCGCAGCTGCTCTTCGCCTTCGGCGACCCGGTCGGCCCGTGGCGGCCGGCCGATCCGCGGCCCTCGCTCAGCTACGGCGGCACCGACGAGGTGGTCGGCCGGCTCGCCGAGGCGGTCGCCCTGCTGGCCGCCGAGGACCGCGAACTCGGCAGGCTGGCAGCACAGTTGCTCGTCGTGCGGGAGACCGACCGGGCCCTGCTGCCGCCCCGCCGCACCCCCGAGGCCTACGAGTGGGCCCGTCGGCACTGCCTGCTGCACGCGGCCGCCTGCTGCCTGCACACCTGGACCAGGCGCCGGGCCGCGCTCGGCCCGCTCGGCAGCGACCCGGCCTGGCTCTCGGTGGCCCTGCGCCGGCTGCTGGAGCGGCTCGGCCGCCCCACCGCACCGGACCACGCGGCGGAGCACCGCCTGGTCCGCCTGCTCACCGAACTGGACGACGACGACCGGGCCTTCTCGCTGCTGCCGGTGCGGCTGGCGGCGCAGTACCGGGCCGGAAGCTAA
- a CDS encoding acyl carrier protein produces MEAIITTHHDAAATPVAAEPGAGEPVRAWLTAQLAALLGVAPEAVPFERPLGELGIDSLTAAEFSVEVEERTGVNVPLERFLGDLTLTGLIAELESGQVPA; encoded by the coding sequence TTGGAGGCCATCATCACCACACACCACGACGCCGCCGCCACGCCGGTCGCTGCCGAGCCGGGTGCCGGCGAACCGGTCCGGGCCTGGCTGACCGCCCAGTTGGCCGCCCTGCTCGGGGTCGCCCCCGAGGCCGTGCCGTTCGAGCGCCCGCTCGGCGAGCTCGGCATCGACTCGCTGACCGCGGCCGAGTTCTCCGTCGAGGTCGAGGAGCGCACCGGGGTCAACGTGCCGCTGGAGCGCTTCCTCGGCGACCTGACGCTGACCGGCCTGATCGCCGAGCTGGAGTCCGGGCAGGTGCCCGCATGA
- a CDS encoding acyl-CoA dehydrogenase family protein — protein MTGRRHATDVMDRHIDADRVLLEAEVEQVRREARRRFAAFVLDHANPGTVFRNRQKQPLDPELFRQAGELGLIGFSLPTEVGGEGRDKLAWGVVVEELARLSLDPNFAVLIDITVEITELILSSGKPELIDRYVADLVAGRRFGVQGAYESRDPYDYRSTARQEGDEWVLNGAKRFVAGARFADLFILFLRDETSNDMLAFAVEKDDPGVSAVHLETMGLHVMGLGQVLLHEVRLPHWRLVWRADALSELNTYARIRRTVTACGVLGELEGMIAANVEALAPRRRTGRRVLDYPNVERSIGELRTLLQTARATVYRALDHTRAPGRDPYFDEYATVAKYHASECAVRAGELLMTLQGGESYMADFPWERFMRDVLGLLGGQGSQELLLIQLGQRTIVGLEGDRVREEAAERAVAKLCDAWWALHAAALPAPSPAAAAVTAAAKPTEADLDGLPALLDRAHQLLAEVRAGRVPEQLPPPPAGKLARAGWALPVCVAALATGLLTRLLEPATLSEAADELPKAFTEGVLEVLTGAGLVRLRPDGRYATEAGLERVLIGGPRSTSFAARLDRAVSGAAALRAGTPPEHAPAGTGGEAPALVDALVNTVLGRLEGLSEQLARPDARIGCLARDGGASAAALSRQLPHLPVLTTLADDLALTWLPTAGLDDAALQAAVTTAAGSLTAGGWLVLPVVQPPKRPLGAAVASLDSEVSGGAAALAADALDTALRAAGLAHLRTLWEEPSLGIRLVAARRP, from the coding sequence ATGACCGGGCGCAGGCACGCCACCGATGTGATGGACCGTCACATCGACGCCGACCGCGTCCTTTTGGAGGCCGAGGTCGAGCAGGTCCGCCGCGAGGCCCGACGCCGGTTCGCCGCCTTCGTACTGGACCACGCCAACCCGGGCACCGTCTTCCGCAACCGGCAGAAGCAGCCGCTGGACCCGGAGCTCTTCCGGCAGGCCGGCGAACTCGGGCTGATCGGCTTCTCGCTGCCCACCGAGGTCGGCGGCGAGGGCCGCGACAAGCTCGCCTGGGGCGTGGTCGTCGAGGAGCTCGCCCGGCTCTCGCTCGACCCCAACTTCGCGGTGCTGATCGACATCACGGTGGAGATCACCGAGCTGATCCTGTCCAGCGGCAAGCCCGAGCTGATCGACCGCTACGTCGCCGACCTGGTGGCCGGGCGCCGGTTCGGCGTGCAGGGCGCGTACGAGAGCCGCGACCCGTACGACTACCGCTCCACCGCCCGCCAGGAGGGCGACGAGTGGGTGCTCAACGGCGCCAAGCGGTTCGTCGCCGGGGCCCGGTTCGCCGACCTGTTCATCCTCTTCCTGCGCGACGAGACCTCCAACGACATGCTCGCCTTCGCGGTCGAGAAGGACGACCCCGGGGTCTCCGCCGTCCACCTGGAGACCATGGGCCTGCACGTGATGGGCCTGGGCCAGGTGCTGCTGCACGAGGTCCGGCTGCCGCACTGGCGCCTGGTCTGGCGGGCCGACGCGCTCAGCGAGCTCAACACCTACGCCCGGATCCGCCGCACCGTCACCGCCTGCGGCGTGCTCGGCGAACTGGAGGGCATGATCGCGGCCAACGTCGAGGCGCTCGCCCCCCGGCGGCGCACCGGGCGCCGGGTGCTGGACTACCCCAACGTCGAGCGCTCGATCGGCGAGCTGCGCACCCTGCTGCAGACGGCCCGGGCCACCGTCTACCGGGCGCTGGACCACACCCGGGCCCCCGGCCGGGACCCGTACTTCGACGAGTACGCCACCGTCGCCAAGTACCACGCCTCCGAGTGCGCGGTGCGGGCCGGCGAGCTGCTGATGACCCTTCAGGGCGGCGAGAGCTACATGGCCGACTTCCCCTGGGAGCGGTTCATGCGGGACGTGCTCGGCCTGCTCGGCGGCCAGGGCTCGCAGGAGCTGCTGCTGATCCAGCTCGGCCAGCGCACCATCGTCGGGCTGGAGGGCGACCGGGTCCGCGAGGAGGCGGCCGAGCGGGCCGTGGCCAAGCTCTGCGACGCCTGGTGGGCGCTGCACGCGGCCGCGCTCCCCGCCCCCTCGCCCGCCGCCGCGGCGGTCACCGCCGCCGCCAAGCCCACCGAGGCCGACCTGGACGGCCTGCCCGCCCTGCTCGACCGCGCGCACCAGCTGCTCGCCGAGGTGCGGGCCGGCCGGGTGCCCGAGCAGCTGCCGCCACCCCCGGCAGGCAAGCTGGCCCGGGCCGGCTGGGCGCTGCCGGTCTGCGTCGCCGCGCTGGCCACCGGGCTGCTGACCCGGCTGCTCGAACCGGCCACCCTGAGCGAGGCGGCCGACGAGCTGCCGAAGGCGTTCACCGAGGGCGTGCTGGAGGTGCTCACCGGCGCGGGGCTGGTCCGGCTGCGGCCGGACGGCCGGTACGCGACGGAGGCCGGCCTGGAGCGGGTGCTGATCGGCGGCCCGCGCAGCACCTCGTTCGCGGCCCGGCTGGACCGCGCCGTCAGCGGGGCGGCCGCGCTGCGCGCGGGCACGCCCCCCGAGCACGCCCCGGCCGGCACTGGCGGCGAGGCCCCGGCACTGGTGGACGCACTGGTCAACACGGTGCTCGGCCGCCTGGAGGGCCTGTCCGAGCAACTCGCCCGCCCGGACGCCCGGATCGGCTGCCTCGCCCGGGACGGGGGCGCCAGCGCCGCCGCGCTCTCCCGCCAACTCCCGCACCTGCCCGTGCTCACCACCCTCGCGGACGACCTGGCCCTCACCTGGCTGCCCACGGCCGGCCTCGACGACGCCGCCCTGCAGGCTGCCGTCACCACCGCGGCCGGTTCGCTGACCGCCGGCGGCTGGCTCGTGCTGCCGGTCGTCCAGCCGCCGAAGCGCCCGCTCGGCGCGGCGGTGGCCTCGCTGGACAGCGAGGTCTCCGGCGGCGCGGCCGCCCTGGCGGCCGACGCGCTGGACACCGCCCTGCGCGCGGCCGGCCTCGCCCACCTGCGCACCTTGTGGGAGGAGCCGTCGCTCGGCATCCGCCTGGTGGCGGCGCGGCGGCCCTGA
- a CDS encoding LysR family transcriptional regulator has translation MEMRQLRHFLAVVTEGTFTAAARSELIVQSALSTSIRNLERELGADLFDRTGRRVVLTEAGRALLPQARALLAGAEAAREAVAAVTGLTTGRVAIGTIQTLTCVDLPAELALFHRRWPGIQVSVRDAPVDDLYAGLRAGELDLAYLAPDAAVLPDGLVEFASWQEELVLITAPGHPLAQAGRTFIRDLGQESFIDFRAGTGLESAVRRLAAHCGLDRRITCDVTQIGMLVDLVRAGIGVAFVPRRIGEAAGLPCVRIRQPEPGRTIVLTGRGPSLRNPAASALVDHLVRARPKADTQEEIPGMSPPGFRST, from the coding sequence ATGGAGATGCGTCAGCTCCGCCACTTCCTGGCGGTCGTCACCGAGGGCACCTTCACGGCCGCCGCCCGGTCGGAACTCATCGTGCAGTCGGCGCTCAGCACGTCCATCCGCAACCTGGAGCGCGAGTTGGGGGCGGACCTGTTCGACCGCACCGGCCGCCGCGTGGTGCTCACCGAGGCCGGGCGAGCGCTGCTGCCGCAGGCCCGGGCGCTGCTCGCGGGGGCCGAGGCGGCGCGGGAGGCCGTCGCGGCGGTGACCGGCCTGACCACCGGGCGGGTGGCCATCGGCACCATCCAGACCCTCACCTGCGTGGACCTGCCCGCCGAGTTGGCGCTGTTCCACCGGCGTTGGCCCGGCATCCAGGTGTCGGTGCGCGACGCGCCGGTCGACGACCTGTACGCGGGCCTGCGCGCGGGCGAGCTGGACCTGGCCTACCTCGCCCCCGACGCCGCCGTACTCCCCGACGGCCTGGTCGAGTTCGCCTCCTGGCAGGAGGAGTTGGTGCTGATCACGGCCCCCGGGCACCCGCTCGCGCAGGCCGGCCGCACGTTCATCCGGGACCTCGGCCAGGAGTCCTTCATCGACTTCCGCGCGGGCACGGGCCTGGAGAGCGCCGTGCGCCGGCTCGCCGCCCACTGCGGCCTGGACCGCCGCATCACCTGCGACGTGACCCAGATCGGCATGCTCGTGGACCTGGTGCGGGCCGGCATCGGCGTGGCCTTCGTCCCCCGCCGCATCGGCGAGGCCGCGGGCCTGCCGTGCGTCCGGATCCGCCAACCCGAGCCCGGCCGCACCATCGTCCTCACCGGCCGCGGGCCGAGCCTGCGGAACCCGGCGGCCTCGGCGCTGGTCGATCACCTCGTGCGCGCTCGGCCGAAGGCTGACACGCAAGAAGAGATCCCCGGAATGTCGCCGCCCGGATTCCGCTCTACGTGA
- a CDS encoding AraC family transcriptional regulator produces the protein MLTQTLFRSEDLPAADRFDAWCDLMGQSHAPMQMTSEFAADFKARQSVIALGAVTVYPTSFQQVVFRRTPKLIRQSDPETYHLSLMVNGNGGARWDRREAVYRPGDFHTSSTSAPYEAFGGPESVAIIGVEVPRSLLLLPSNRADQVMGLHLSGQEGVGALLAQFLAQLVSDTSPYRPADAPRLSTVIADLTTALFAHTLEADAALPPESRRRTLFLRAQAFLRHNLTDPELTPDQVAAALHISRSYLYQLFRQESTTVAGYLRRLRLEAAHRDLADPAQRTTPVHTVAARWGFRHASDFTRAFRTAYGISPTDHRHHAAKARSSSWSGEESRRNAVTLSAPGES, from the coding sequence GTGCTGACGCAGACGCTGTTCCGCAGCGAGGACCTGCCGGCTGCGGACCGGTTCGACGCCTGGTGCGACCTCATGGGCCAGAGCCACGCGCCCATGCAGATGACCAGCGAGTTCGCGGCGGACTTCAAGGCGCGCCAGAGCGTGATCGCGCTCGGGGCCGTCACGGTCTACCCGACGTCGTTCCAGCAGGTGGTCTTCCGGCGCACCCCGAAGCTCATCCGGCAGTCCGATCCCGAGACCTACCACCTGTCGCTGATGGTCAACGGCAACGGTGGCGCCCGGTGGGACCGGCGGGAGGCGGTCTACCGGCCCGGTGACTTCCACACCAGCTCCACCTCCGCCCCGTACGAGGCCTTCGGGGGGCCGGAGTCGGTCGCCATCATCGGCGTCGAAGTCCCCCGCTCGCTGCTCCTGCTGCCCTCGAACCGGGCCGACCAGGTGATGGGGTTGCACCTGTCCGGACAGGAGGGTGTCGGTGCGCTGCTGGCGCAGTTCCTCGCCCAGCTGGTGTCCGACACCAGCCCCTACCGACCGGCGGACGCCCCTCGCCTGAGCACCGTCATCGCCGACCTCACGACCGCGCTGTTCGCCCACACCCTCGAAGCCGACGCCGCACTGCCGCCGGAGTCCCGCCGCCGGACCCTGTTCCTGCGCGCCCAGGCCTTCCTCCGCCACAACCTGACCGACCCCGAGCTGACACCGGATCAGGTCGCCGCAGCACTGCACATCTCCCGCAGCTACCTCTACCAACTGTTCCGCCAAGAAAGCACCACCGTCGCCGGCTACCTGCGCCGCCTGCGACTCGAAGCCGCACACCGCGACCTGGCCGACCCAGCCCAACGGACGACGCCCGTCCACACCGTCGCCGCCCGCTGGGGCTTCCGCCACGCCTCCGACTTCACACGCGCCTTCCGCACCGCCTACGGGATCTCACCCACGGACCATCGACACCACGCCGCCAAGGCGAGGTCGAGTAGCTGGAGCGGTGAGGAATCCCGTCGGAATGCGGTCACGCTGTCGGCACCGGGTGAAAGCTGA
- a CDS encoding AraC family transcriptional regulator: MLTQTLFRSEDLPAADRFDAWCDLMGQSHAPMQMTSEFAADFKARQSVIALGEVTVYPTTFQQVVFRRTPKLIRQSDPETYHLSLLVSGAGGARWDRREATYHPGNFHSNSTSAPFEVISGSESVTIIGLEVPRSQLLLPSNRADQVIGLHLSGQEGVGALLAQFLTQLAADTSPYHPTDAPRLSTVIAHLTTALFAHTLDADAALPPESRRRTLFLRAQAFLRHNLTDPELTPDQVAAALHISRSYLYQLFRQEGTTVAGYLRRLRLEAAHRDLADPAQRTTPVHTVAARWGFRHASDFTRAFRTAYGISPTDHRHHAAKGTAM, from the coding sequence GTGCTGACGCAGACGCTGTTCCGCAGCGAGGACCTGCCGGCTGCGGACCGGTTCGACGCCTGGTGCGACCTCATGGGCCAGAGCCACGCACCCATGCAGATGACCAGCGAGTTCGCGGCCGACTTCAAGGCGCGCCAGAGCGTCATCGCCCTCGGTGAAGTCACCGTCTACCCGACGACGTTCCAGCAGGTCGTCTTCCGCCGCACCCCGAAGCTCATCCGGCAGTCCGATCCCGAGACCTACCACCTGTCGCTCCTCGTGAGCGGCGCCGGCGGAGCCCGGTGGGACCGCCGGGAGGCCACGTACCACCCCGGCAACTTCCACAGCAATTCCACCTCCGCCCCGTTCGAAGTCATCAGCGGATCGGAGTCGGTCACCATCATCGGGCTCGAAGTCCCCCGCTCCCAGCTCCTGCTGCCCTCGAACCGGGCCGACCAGGTGATCGGCCTGCACCTGTCCGGCCAGGAAGGAGTCGGCGCGCTGCTGGCCCAGTTCCTCACCCAACTGGCCGCCGACACCAGCCCCTACCACCCGACGGACGCCCCACGTCTGAGCACGGTCATCGCCCACCTCACGACCGCGCTGTTCGCCCACACCCTCGACGCCGACGCCGCACTGCCGCCGGAGTCCCGCCGCCGGACCCTGTTCCTGCGCGCCCAGGCCTTCCTCCGCCACAACCTGACCGACCCCGAGCTGACACCGGATCAGGTCGCCGCAGCACTGCACATCTCCCGCAGCTACCTCTACCAACTGTTCCGCCAAGAAGGCACCACCGTCGCCGGCTACCTGCGCCGCCTGCGCCTGGAAGCCGCACACCGCGACCTGGCCGACCCAGCCCAACGGACGACGCCCGTCCACACCGTCGCCGCCCGCTGGGGCTTCCGCCACGCCTCCGACTTCACACGCGCCTTCCGCACCGCCTACGGGATCTCACCCACGGACCACCGACACCACGCCGCCAAGGGGACCGCGATGTGA
- a CDS encoding TetR/AcrR family transcriptional regulator: MTTPPPPPRDQVAVLILDRAAALLAEPGTAAGMTDIARAAGVGRATLYRYYPSRQALLDALADAAVDDLGDRLEAAGLAHLPVRDAIARVCHAFVTTGAKYIALRHTGHKPADPTATDRRIGTPLRALVRRGITDGTLRGDQEPDITLTFFAALLEAGLTLTPHLGPARAAATVTTQFLDGASPRRRS, translated from the coding sequence ATGACGACGCCACCGCCGCCCCCGCGTGACCAGGTCGCCGTACTGATCCTGGACCGGGCGGCCGCCCTGCTGGCCGAGCCGGGCACCGCCGCGGGCATGACCGACATCGCGCGCGCCGCCGGCGTCGGCCGGGCCACGCTCTACCGCTACTACCCCAGCCGCCAGGCGCTGCTGGACGCGCTGGCCGACGCCGCCGTCGACGACCTCGGCGACCGCCTCGAAGCGGCCGGCCTCGCCCACCTCCCGGTCCGCGACGCGATCGCCCGGGTCTGCCACGCCTTCGTCACCACCGGCGCCAAGTACATCGCCCTGCGGCACACCGGCCACAAACCGGCCGACCCCACCGCCACCGACCGCCGCATCGGCACCCCCTTGCGCGCCCTGGTCCGCCGCGGCATCACGGACGGCACCCTGCGCGGCGACCAGGAACCGGACATCACCCTCACCTTCTTCGCCGCCCTCCTCGAAGCCGGCCTCACCCTGACCCCCCACCTCGGCCCGGCCCGCGCCGCCGCAACGGTCACCACCCAGTTCCTCGACGGCGCGAGCCCCCGTCGGCGCTCGTAG